The genomic interval GGCTGACGGCGGGCGCATGATGGCGCGATTTCTCGCCGCAGCCGATCTCCTCCCTCATTGATACGGCGCGCATTAGCAGTTTGTGAGGTGACAAAACCAAATTTCCGAGCCAAGGTGAATTAACAAAGACGAGGAAAAAGATGGACGAAATCGAAGGTGGTATTCTCTCGTCCGTTCCGCCTGCGGCGCTCACGCTTAATCTCACGCGCGCCACGATCAAGATGGAGCACTCCCGCACCTGGCAGATCGACAAATCCAATCAGGTGGACGATCTCATTATCTGCCTGGAGGGTCGCGGGCATTATCTCGTGGACGGTGAAGCACGGGTGCTGGAGCCTGGCGACGCCATGCTGATTTTCAGGGGGCAGCATTTTATCGGCTGGAATGAACAGGCCGTCACCTATCGGGGAGTGGCACAGCATTTCACGTTGGATATTTACGGTCGTCACAACCTTGTCGCGCAGATGGACCTCAAGCCGAAACTTTCGCTGAGCCGCTGGCCGCTGCTGGAGCCGCTGGTGCGCCACTATCGGCAGAGCGCTCCGCCCTCCTCTGTCACGCTTGGCCAGCATCACCTGTTCATGGTGTTGCTGATCGCATTTATCGATGATGCATTTCTCGGATGGGTCGACCGTCCGAGTTTCCAGCCGGAAGGTGCCGAAGCCCTGGATCTGGCTGTCATGAAAGCGATCACGATGATTTCCGCCAATCCGCTCGACCCTGAAATCGCCGCAAGGGCGACCGACGCAGCCCCCTATAATCGCGACTATTTCCTGCGTGAGTTCCAGAAACGGGTGGGGCGCACGCCGAGGAAGTATCAGGAATTCAAACGCATGGAACGTGCCATGCATTTTCTTGAAGCCGGGCTTTCAGTTGCGGCTGCGGCGGCAGAAGTGGGTTATGGAGATCCCTATTATTTTTCGCGGATGTTCAAGCGCACATTGGGGTTGAGCCCCCGCGACCACATGAACAGGATACGCCGCAGCAGGCACGGCAATCTGATGGCGTTTGACGAGCACGAACAGCAGAGGCTGCTTGCCACCGAAATGCAAAAGGCCCCGGCATAGCGGGGCCTTCTTGCGATAAAGCTTTGGAACTACCGGAAAAGTGACGGCAACCAGAGTGAAAGCGACGGAATATAGGTGACGGCGAGCAGCACGGCTATGCTGGCGCCGAAGAATGGCCAGATCGTTCGCATCGCTTCCCGTATCGTTATGCCGCCAACCGCACATCCCACGAAGAGCACCGTTCCGACCGGCGGCGTATTGAGACCGATACCGGCGTTCAGGATCATCACGACACCGAAATGCACGGGATCGATGCCGAAGGCCTTCACGACAGGCAGAAGCACCGGCGTGGAAATGATGACCATAGGCGCCATATCCATGAAAGTGCCGAGTAAGAGCAGAATGACGTTGATGACCAGAAGCACGATAATCGGATTGTCCGAAATCGCGCTGATTGTCGCGATCATCAGTGTCTGTACCTGCAGAAACGCCATCAACCAGCCGAACGACGCAGCCGTGCCGATGACGAGCAGAACCATCGCTGTCGTACGAACCGCCCCCATCACCGCTTCCACGAAACCGCTCCAGTCCAGCTCACGATAGACAAGCATGGCAACAAGGAAAGCGTAGAGAACGGCAATGCAGGAGCTCTCCGTCGCGGTGAAGATACCCGAACGAACGCCGCCGAAGATGATGCCGATCAACAGAATGCCGGGAAAGGACGCCAGAAGATAATACATCAGCTTCGAAAAGCCGGGAAACGGCTCGGACGGGTAACCCTTGCGCCGCGCGACGATATAGGCGGTGACCATCAGGGCCGCAGCAAGCAGCAGGCCTGGAATGATGCCGGCGGTGAAGAGATCGGCCACCGAAACATTGCCACCCGCCGCGATCGAATAAAGTATCATATTGTGCGAAGGCGGGATCATCAGCGCGATGATGGCGGCGTTGACAGTGACGTTGACGGCGTAATCCCGGTCATAACCGCGCTTGGCCATTTGCGGGATCATCAGGCCACCAACGGCCGAGGCGTCGGCGACAGCCGAGCCGGAAATGCCGCCGAACAATGTCGAAGCGACGATGTTGACCTGCCCCAGACCGCCGCGCAGATGACCGACAAGACCGGCCGCAAAACGGATCAGACGATGGGCTATACCGCCGCGGACCATGAGGTCACCCGCGAAGATGAAGAACGGGATCGCCATCATCGCAAACACGTTCATGCCGGAGTTCATCTGCTGGAAGACCACGACGGGCGGCAGGCCGAGATAAAGAACGGTGGCGAAGGAGGCAATGCCGAGGCAGAACGCAATCGGCGTACCGATCAGCATCAGAAGGGTGAAGACACCGAAGAGGATTGTGTAAGCCATTTACGCGGCCTCCTGCACAAACACATCCGCCGCGATTTCCTCGCCGATGACGAGATCGATAAAGCGTTCGGCTGCAAACAGCGCGATCAGAAAACCGCCACCGATCAGCGGGAAGAAATCCATGCCGCCCGGCCATCCAAGAACAGGGATCGTCGCCGTCCATGTTCCGGCAGAGAGGACGGTTCCGTACCAGCACATGCCAACCCCGAAAAAGAAGATCAGTGCCAGACTGGTCAGGTCCATCGCCGCCTGTATGCGCGGCGGCATCATATAGCGCAGAATATCCAGCCCCAGATGCACGCTTTCACGCACGCCCACCGCCGCCCCCAGCATGATGAACCATGACATGAGGTGAAGCGACAGCGGCTCGGACCAACTTGGTGAATCGTTCAGGATATAACGGGCAAACACCTGCCAGCCGACGATAAGGGTCATGGCGACCATGCCGACGCCGGCGATGTAAAGTGACGCACGGCTGAGCGCGCCGAGAAATGGGCGGATCGCCCGCATGAAGTTTCGCATTTGCCTTCCTCCTCCAACCTCAGACCAATGACGACAAAAGAAAACCGGCCCTGTTGCCAGAGCCGGTTTTCCCTATGTCACTTGACGGCTTTTACCCGCTCAAGAAGGTCTTTCATTTTCGGATCGGTGACGAACTTGTCGTAGACCGGCCCCATCGCGGCGGCGAACTCTTCCTTATTGACCTTGATGACGTTGGCGCCACCGGCGCGTACTTTTTCTTCCGAGGCCTTTTCGCGCGCACTCCACAATTCACGCATCTTGCCAACGGAATCCTTGGCTGCCTGACGCAGCAGCTTCTGATCTTCCGGCGACAGCTTGTCATAGGAAATCTTGGAGATGACGAGGATTTCCGGATTGAGGGAATGTTCCGTCAGCGAATAGTTCTTCGCCACTTCATAGTGACGGGCGGATTCGTAGGACGGCCAGTTGTTTTCCGCACCATCGACAACGCCTGTATCAAGCGAGGAGTAAACCTCGCCCATCGGCATCGGCGTAGGGTTGGCGCCAAACGCCTGCATCATCGAGATCCACAGATCCGATTGCTGCACGCGGATTTTGAGGCCCTTCAGGTCCGCCAGTTTTTCGATGGGCTTCTTGGTTGTGTAGAAGGAACGCGCACCGGAATCGTAAAAGGCAAGACCGATCAGGCCGTGCGGTTCGAAAGCTGCCAGAACCTCATCGCCGATCGGGCCGTCTACGGTATTGTGCATGTGTTCCGTCGAACGGAACAGGAAAGGCAGGCCGAGAACGGTGGTTTCCTTGACGAGATTGTTGAAAGGCGCAGCGTTGACGCGGTTCATGTCGATGACGCCGAAGCGGGTCTGCTCGATGGTATCCTTCTCACCGCCGAGAACCGAATTGTTCATGACCTGCACCTTGATGCGGCCATTGGAGCGTTCCGACAGAAGTTCGCCCATATATTTCACGGCTTCAACCGTCGGATAACCGTCGGGATGAATATCGGCCGAGCGCAGGGTGATTTCCTGCGCCTTGGCGGAAACGCCTGACAGCGCGATCCCCATCGCGATGCACATCATGCTTGCAATCTTTTTCATTTCTTCCTCCTCCGTTGTAACAGCGGCCCCACCCCTCCAAGGCTAACGGACCGAATTTTTCACGCCCATCCGGGCCGGCATGCAAAGACCTTTCATCTGCAAAGGATGATGGGGACCTCCGTTTCCCCAACCATCCCGAATTGAAACTACACCGCCTTGAGTGGCGGCAGCTTGAACAGGGCTTCTGGATTTTCTACCAGCGCTCGGTGACGGGCCGCATCGTCCGGCAGCCAGCCGAGTGTGAGCTCCGCAAGGCGGGCATCATCCGGATAGGCAGCCGTCTCGCGGACCGAATTGTGCGGCCAGTTCGTCCCCCAGACGATCCGCTCCGGCGCATGGGCAGCGATACGGCGCGAAAAGGCCGCAACATCTTCATAGGGCCAGGCGTCGCGCGAACTTTCATAAACACCGGCAAACTTGAACCAGAGATTGCCGCGATCGATGAGCTTCAAAAGTGCCGCCATCTCCGGGCCATCCGTGTCGATACCCCTGAAGAATTTACCATGGTGGTCGAAGACCCAGCGCGAGCGGATTTTTTCAAGACGCGGCAAATGATCGAGAAGCCCATTGCCGTCGAACTGAACTGCCACCATCCAGTCGGCAGCATGGGCACGCTGATCCACCGCTTCCAGTTCCGATAGGCTCACCGCGCCGCCAGGCAAATCCATGATACGGGCGCCCACGGCACCGGCAGCGGCAAGTCTTTCCATGTCCTTTTCAGTCGTGTTCTCATCGATAATCACCACCGCGCGGGCTGCCTCGCCCATTTCTGCCACGCAGGCCAGCGTGTTGCCGTTATCTCGCTGTTGGGCGTTGCCCTGGGTGATGATGACGCGGTCGATGCCGAGCCATTGCATGAGCTGGCGATAATCCTCAGGCCGCGGCAGCGCACCCGGCGGCAGGCCCGGCCCACCCGGCAAGGCTGGATAACCGGGCAGATACATATGCATCTGAGTATCGACCGCCCCTTTTGGGAATGCTGGCTGCGGCGGTGTCCCGCTTAGTTTTCTGACAAGTTCGCTCATGGCTGTGGCATCCTGAATTCAACGAGTGCGTCGCGGTTGATCTCGATGCCCAGACCGGGACCATCGGGAATGGCGACGACACCGTTCACCGCCTCTATCGGCTGTTGCAGCACGGCCTGACGGAACGGATTATGCGTCCGATCGAACTCCATGATCGGCTCGATGGGGTTTACCCGCACCGGATCGGGCACCATCGCGGCCATGAACTGCAGGGCAGCGGCGATCTGCACGCCCGTGCCCCACACATGCGGCACAATGCGCACGCCGTGCAGCGTGACAAGCGTGGCAATCTTCTGCGTTTCGGAAAAGCCGCCGCAACCGCAGAGGTCTGGTTGGAGAATATCCACGGCACCGGCGGAAAGCGCCTGCCACATGCCGTAACGCCCGTGCCAGGTCTCGCCTCCCGCAACCGGGATTGGTTGGCCCGCCCGCACGCGGGCATAGGCATCGAGCTGCTCCGGAACCACCGGCTCCTCGAACCAGTCGATGCCGTATTCAGCCGCACGATTGCCGAGCGCGATGGCTTCGGTAACGGTATAGCCGTGATTGGCGTCGATCATCAGCCGCATATCCGGCCCGATCGCTTCGCGCACGGCGGCAATGACCGCAAGATCCTCCTCGATGCCGAAACCGATCTTGATCTTGCAGGCGTGAAAACCCTCTGCACGGCGCTCAGCCATCTCATTGGCATTGTCGGAGATGCGGTCGACCCCATCACGCTTGAAGCTGCCGGTGGCATAGGCGCGCACGCTTTCGCGCCAGCGCCCGCCGAGCAGCATGGAGATGGAGGTGCCGTAATGCTTTCCCTTGATATCCCACAGCGCGATATCGATACCGGACAGGGCTGTAATGCTGAGGCCGCGCTGGCCCTGGTCGCGCAGGGCATTGTAAAGCACAGCCCAGATCTTTTCGGTCTGGCGGGGATCCTGGCCAATAAGCCAACCGGAATAGGCCTGAACCACGGCGGCGTTCGGTCGCGCCGGACCGAGGCATTCGCCCCAGCCGACTGTCCCGTCATCGCATTCGATTTCGACCAGAACGTGGGCACGCCGGTCAAAGCGCATGGATGCGCTTTCAAACGGCGTGGCCAGCCGATGTTCGAGCAGATGCGTGCGCACCGCTGTGATCTTCATCGTTCCCCTCCCGTTATACCTTGATCACACCTTGCGCTTGTGCGTGCCGATCAGGGCATCGAGCATGCCGATTTCCTCATTCGTCAGATCCTTCAGCGGCGCGCGCACTGGACCCGCATCAAAGCCCTGCAGGCGAACGCCAGCCTTGATGGCGGAGACAGCGTAACCCTTGGCGCGATTGCGGATCGCCATGAACGGATAGAAGAATTCCGTCAGGATGCGTTCGCAGGTGGCGCGCTCGCCGGCCCGCAGCGCCGCATAGAACTCGTTGGCAAGGCCCGGCACGAAGTTGAAGACGGCCGAGGAATAGGTGGTGAAACCGGCGCCGAGATAGGCTTCGGCAAACAGTTCCGCCGTCGGCATGCCGCCGAGATACATCAGGCGGTCACCCATCTTGGCGGTGATCTGGCGAACGAGACCGATATCACCGGTGCCGTCCTTGAAGCCGACGAGGTTCGGGCACTCATCGCAGAGACGCGCCAGCGTATCCGCCTGAAGCACCGAATTGTCGCGGTTATAAACCATGACGCCGATGCCGACCGACTGGCATATTTTCTTGATGTGCGCGTAAAGGCCTTCCTGCGGCGCATCGATGAGGTAATGCGGCAGAAGCAGGATGCCATCAGCACCGACTTTTTCTACCGAGCGTGCGATATCAACCGCAACTTCGGTGCCGTAGCCGCAGCCGGAAACGATTGCCGTTTCACCGGCCACTTCCTTGGCAGCCGAAACGATAGCAGGGATTTCATCCGGCTTCAGCGAGAAGAACTCGCCCGTACCGCCGGCGGCAAACAGCACCGGCGCCTTGTAACCGGCAAGCCATTCGACATGCGCCCTGTAGCTATCGGCCGCAAAACGACCCTCGGAATCAAAATGCGTTACCGGGAAGGAGAGCAGGCCGGAGCCAAGCGCCGCCTTGATTTGTTCAGGGTTCATAATCCGTATTCCTCTGCAAGTTCACTGACTGGAAGCCACCTAAACCGCTTGCCGCATATTTGTCAACAAGTCATCATACAAGTTATATGATGAATTTTGAAAACCGGCGCACATTAGCGCGCCAGCCAGCCACCATCGACATTGAGGATGGCGCCATGCACGTAGTCGGCCGCCGGCGAGGCGAGGAAAACCGCCGCCCCGGCGATGTCTTCAGAATGCCCCCAGCGGCCTGCCGGGATACGCTCGAGAATGGCCTTGTTGCGGGCAGCATCCGCCCGCAACGCCTCGGTATTGTTGGTTTCGATGTAACCGGGCGCAATGGCATTGACGTTGATGCCCTTCGCGGCCCACTCATTTGCCAGAAGCTTGGTCAGACCCGCAACGCCATGCTTCGCCGCCGTATAGGACGGTACGCGGATGCCGCCCTGAAACGACAGTAGCGAGGCGATATTGACTACCTTGCCCGGACGACCTTTCGCCAGCAATTCCTTGGCGAAGGCCTGCGTGGTGAAAAACAGCGCCTTGAGATTGACGTCCATCACCTCATCCCAGTCGAGTTCTGAAAACTCCACGGAATCGGCGCGGCGAATGATGCCGGCATTGTTGACGAGAATATCGAAATCGGCGTCGGCAAAGCTGTCCCTGGCGGCGAGTGGATCGGCAAAATCAATCGACAATGCGGCGGCCTTGCCGCCGTTCTTCGCGATCATGTTCAGCGTCTCGTCCGGCGCGCGGCGGGCGGCGCAGACAACTTCCGCGCCGGCCGCGGCGAGGCCGACGGCGATTGCTTGACCAAGCCCCGTATTGGCACCCGTCACCAGCGCCTTACGCCCTTGAAGCGAAAAGGGATTTTTCATTTCAGATCCCCCGGCTGGATGAAGTCCATGTCGGTATAATCGACATTGTCTCCAGCCATGGCCCAGATGAACGTGTAAGAGCCGATGCCAGCGCCGGAATGGATCGACCAGGGCGGAGAAATGGCACCCTCTTCGTTGGAAATGAAGAGATGCCGCGTTTCCTGCGGCTCACCCATCAGGTGCAGAACGCGCGACTTTTCATCCATGCCGAAATAGAGATAGGCCTCCATGCGGCGATCATGAATATGCGACGGAATGGTGTTCCAGACGGAGCCGTCCTCTAGCGTCGTATAGCCGAGCACGAGCTGGCAGCTTTCCATGACCAGCGGGTGGATGAACTGGTTGATTGTGCGCTTGTTGGAGGTCTCGGTCGCACCAAGCTTGACCTCCTTGCTGTCGGCAAGGCTGACGAGCTTTGCCGGCAGGCTGCGATGCGCCGGGCATGAAGTGATGTAGAACCGGCCCGCGCCATCGAAGGTCACCGCACCGCTTCCCGCACCGAGATACAGAACGTCGCCACGATTGAGCGTATACGTCTCGCCACCAGCGTTGACGGTGCCGGTGTCTCCGATATTGACGATTCCCATCTCGCGCCTGTCAAGGAACGACGGCGTCTTGGTTTCCTCGACCTTGTCCAGCATCAGCGGGGCACCATCAGGCACCGCGCCGCCCATGACGAAACGGTCGTAATGGGTATAGATCAGCCTGATTTCGCCGGAACGGAACATGTCGTTGGCGAGGAAATGCTTGCGAAGCCCATCGGTATCGAGCGTTTTTGCATATTCCGGGTTGACGGCCTGCCTTGTTTCGACGGTCAGCATCAAACTCATCCTTCATGATTGTTGCGTATAGGACATAATATATGTTATCCGCTTTTTGTACGATCTGTATGACAAGGTCAAGAGGAACCTGGATATCTCGACCACGCCGGAGACGTTGAATGGGGTTTCCCGCAGCCTCGATGATCCGCAGTCCATTCGTTTAGGGAGAATTGCAATGAAACGGCTTCTTGTTACCGGTGCGGCTGGCCAGCTCGGCCGCGTCATGCGCAAGCGCCTCGCACCCATGGCCGAGATATTGCGTCTTGCCGATCTTTCGCCGCTCGATCCTGCCGGGCCGAACGAGGAATGCGTGCAATGCGATCTGGCCGACGCCAGCGCCGTCGATGCGATGGTCGCCGATTGTGACGGCATCGTCCATCTTGGCGGCATATCGGTGGAGCGGCCTTTCGAGCAGATCCTTCACGGTAATATCATCGGGCTTTATAACCTCTATGAGGCGGCCCGCGCCCATGGGCAGCCGCGAATCGTCTTCGCCAGCTCCAATCACACGATCGGTTATTATTCCCAGACAGAGCGGCTTGGCCCCAACGTTCCCTTCCGGCCGGACGGTCTTTACGGCGTGTCCAAATGTTTCGGCGAAAGCCTCGCCCGCATGTATTTCGAAAAATTCGGCCAGGAAACGGCGCTGGTCCGCATCGGCTCCTGCACGCCGGAACCGCAAAATCACCGTATGTTGTCGACCTGGTTTTCGCAGGATGATTTCGTATCGCTGATCGAGGCGGTTTTCCGCGCGCCGGTGCTCGGCTGCCCGGTCATCTGGGGCGCATCGGCCAATGACGCGGGCTGGTGGGACAATTCCCACCTCGGCTGGCTTGGCTGGAAACCGAAGGACAACGCCGAGACTTTCCGGCAGCACATTGCCGAGACAACACCGCAACCAGACCCTAAAGATGCGGTGGCGCGTTTTCAGGGCGGCGTTTTCATCGACAATCCGATCTTCAAGGCGACGTGAAATGCCATTCGGGACCGACAGGCATGATAACCGGTCTTTCCTGCGCGTGCAGCGGGATTGCAAGCCGGACCGCGAATGACGTATCGAGGAATACCGGACGCTAACCTGCACCCTTTTTTAGAACGGCGATGACAATGACAAAAGCGATAACCTCCGAACCGGCAGCTCCGCAAGCCAAGACGCTTGTGGTGAAGGTTTCCGAGGAGCTCCGCAGCCAGATCGCCAAGGGCCGTTATAAGACAGGCGAGCGCCTGCCTTCCGAAGCGCAGATGACGCAGGAATTCGGCGTAAGCCGCACCGTGGTGCGCGAGGCCATCGCCTCACTGAGGTCCGACGGGCTGGTCGAGCCGCGTCAGGGTGCGGGCGTCTTCGTGCTGGAGCCAGCGCCTGTCGAGCGACGGCCGTTCCATAATGTCGATCTTGCCCGCGTCTCGTCCCTGATCGAAATGCTCGAACTGCGCACCGCCGTGGAAGGTGATGCCGCCGGTCTTGCGGCCGTTCGCCGCTCCCCGGCGCAGGAGGAGAAAATCATCGAAGCCTTCGATGCCTTCCGCGCCAGTGCCGCCAAGGGCATTCCGACAGCAGAGGCCGACTTCGCTTTTCACCTGGCCGTTGCCGACGCAACCAACAATCCGCGCTTCAGCGAGTTTCTACAGGTGCTTGGCCCAACGCTCATTCCGCGCCGCGCCGTTGCCGAAAACGGCAAGGAAACCGTGCTTTCACCCGCTGACCTCAACCGGCTTGTCGGTGAGCACGAAGCGATCCTGATTGCGATACAGGACGGCGACGAAGAGGCGGCAAGAAGCGCCATGCGCCACCACCTGAAAAGCAGCCAGACGCGTTACCGCGCCATGCTGCGCGCGCCGCGCTGAATTTCAAGCTTGAACGACATCGCATGACCGAGGAGAACGACATGCAGCAGCTTCCGACATTCCCCACCGTTTCACCCGACGATGGTGTTGAACGCACCGTGCTTTCCGAAGCGCCGGAGCTGATGGTGGTTTCGTTCCGCTTCAAGACCGGCGCCGAAGGCAAGCTGCACAACCATCCGCATGTGCAATCCACCTATGTCGCCAGCGGCAGTTTCCGCTTTTACCGCGATGGCGAAGCCTACGACCTGCAGAAAGGCGACAGCCTCATCATTCCCGGCCATGTCGAGCACGGCTGCCTCTGCCTGGAAGAGGGCGAGCTGATCGACTGCTTCACCCCGCGCCGCGACGACTTTCTCTGAACCTGGCCGGCCTCAGGCCCGGGACAAATCCCGCAGGGTGCGTGGCAGGCTGTTCATGCACTCTGCCCCTGCTGTGGTAACGAGAAACTGGTCCTCGATCATCAGCGCGCCTAGACCTTCGCCGTAAAACGGCGCTTCAAGTGCCACGACCATGCCCGGAAGAATGACCTCCTCATTGTCATGGGAAAAAAACGGCCATTCCTCGATGCCCACGCCGCCGCCGACGGAATGGCCGAAATGACCGCGATAATATTCGCTGAATCCGTCTTTGCGCATCGAAGCAAGCATGGCGGCGTGCACCGCACCGAATGTATTGCCGGGACGAATCGCTTCCAGCCCGCT from Agrobacterium tumefaciens carries:
- the kduD gene encoding 2-dehydro-3-deoxy-D-gluconate 5-dehydrogenase KduD, with protein sequence MKNPFSLQGRKALVTGANTGLGQAIAVGLAAAGAEVVCAARRAPDETLNMIAKNGGKAAALSIDFADPLAARDSFADADFDILVNNAGIIRRADSVEFSELDWDEVMDVNLKALFFTTQAFAKELLAKGRPGKVVNIASLLSFQGGIRVPSYTAAKHGVAGLTKLLANEWAAKGINVNAIAPGYIETNNTEALRADAARNKAILERIPAGRWGHSEDIAGAAVFLASPAADYVHGAILNVDGGWLAR
- the kduI gene encoding 5-dehydro-4-deoxy-D-glucuronate isomerase, translating into MLTVETRQAVNPEYAKTLDTDGLRKHFLANDMFRSGEIRLIYTHYDRFVMGGAVPDGAPLMLDKVEETKTPSFLDRREMGIVNIGDTGTVNAGGETYTLNRGDVLYLGAGSGAVTFDGAGRFYITSCPAHRSLPAKLVSLADSKEVKLGATETSNKRTINQFIHPLVMESCQLVLGYTTLEDGSVWNTIPSHIHDRRMEAYLYFGMDEKSRVLHLMGEPQETRHLFISNEEGAISPPWSIHSGAGIGSYTFIWAMAGDNVDYTDMDFIQPGDLK
- a CDS encoding AraC family transcriptional regulator; amino-acid sequence: MDEIEGGILSSVPPAALTLNLTRATIKMEHSRTWQIDKSNQVDDLIICLEGRGHYLVDGEARVLEPGDAMLIFRGQHFIGWNEQAVTYRGVAQHFTLDIYGRHNLVAQMDLKPKLSLSRWPLLEPLVRHYRQSAPPSSVTLGQHHLFMVLLIAFIDDAFLGWVDRPSFQPEGAEALDLAVMKAITMISANPLDPEIAARATDAAPYNRDYFLREFQKRVGRTPRKYQEFKRMERAMHFLEAGLSVAAAAAEVGYGDPYYFSRMFKRTLGLSPRDHMNRIRRSRHGNLMAFDEHEQQRLLATEMQKAPA
- a CDS encoding amidohydrolase family protein produces the protein MSELVRKLSGTPPQPAFPKGAVDTQMHMYLPGYPALPGGPGLPPGALPRPEDYRQLMQWLGIDRVIITQGNAQQRDNGNTLACVAEMGEAARAVVIIDENTTEKDMERLAAAGAVGARIMDLPGGAVSLSELEAVDQRAHAADWMVAVQFDGNGLLDHLPRLEKIRSRWVFDHHGKFFRGIDTDGPEMAALLKLIDRGNLWFKFAGVYESSRDAWPYEDVAAFSRRIAAHAPERIVWGTNWPHNSVRETAAYPDDARLAELTLGWLPDDAARHRALVENPEALFKLPPLKAV
- a CDS encoding FadR/GntR family transcriptional regulator translates to MTKAITSEPAAPQAKTLVVKVSEELRSQIAKGRYKTGERLPSEAQMTQEFGVSRTVVREAIASLRSDGLVEPRQGAGVFVLEPAPVERRPFHNVDLARVSSLIEMLELRTAVEGDAAGLAAVRRSPAQEEKIIEAFDAFRASAAKGIPTAEADFAFHLAVADATNNPRFSEFLQVLGPTLIPRRAVAENGKETVLSPADLNRLVGEHEAILIAIQDGDEEAARSAMRHHLKSSQTRYRAMLRAPR
- a CDS encoding D-galactarolactone cycloisomerase, translated to MKITAVRTHLLEHRLATPFESASMRFDRRAHVLVEIECDDGTVGWGECLGPARPNAAVVQAYSGWLIGQDPRQTEKIWAVLYNALRDQGQRGLSITALSGIDIALWDIKGKHYGTSISMLLGGRWRESVRAYATGSFKRDGVDRISDNANEMAERRAEGFHACKIKIGFGIEEDLAVIAAVREAIGPDMRLMIDANHGYTVTEAIALGNRAAEYGIDWFEEPVVPEQLDAYARVRAGQPIPVAGGETWHGRYGMWQALSAGAVDILQPDLCGCGGFSETQKIATLVTLHGVRIVPHVWGTGVQIAAALQFMAAMVPDPVRVNPIEPIMEFDRTHNPFRQAVLQQPIEAVNGVVAIPDGPGLGIEINRDALVEFRMPQP
- a CDS encoding TRAP transporter substrate-binding protein, encoding MKKIASMMCIAMGIALSGVSAKAQEITLRSADIHPDGYPTVEAVKYMGELLSERSNGRIKVQVMNNSVLGGEKDTIEQTRFGVIDMNRVNAAPFNNLVKETTVLGLPFLFRSTEHMHNTVDGPIGDEVLAAFEPHGLIGLAFYDSGARSFYTTKKPIEKLADLKGLKIRVQQSDLWISMMQAFGANPTPMPMGEVYSSLDTGVVDGAENNWPSYESARHYEVAKNYSLTEHSLNPEILVISKISYDKLSPEDQKLLRQAAKDSVGKMRELWSAREKASEEKVRAGGANVIKVNKEEFAAAMGPVYDKFVTDPKMKDLLERVKAVK
- a CDS encoding cupin domain-containing protein gives rise to the protein MQQLPTFPTVSPDDGVERTVLSEAPELMVVSFRFKTGAEGKLHNHPHVQSTYVASGSFRFYRDGEAYDLQKGDSLIIPGHVEHGCLCLEEGELIDCFTPRRDDFL
- a CDS encoding TRAP transporter large permease, producing the protein MAYTILFGVFTLLMLIGTPIAFCLGIASFATVLYLGLPPVVVFQQMNSGMNVFAMMAIPFFIFAGDLMVRGGIAHRLIRFAAGLVGHLRGGLGQVNIVASTLFGGISGSAVADASAVGGLMIPQMAKRGYDRDYAVNVTVNAAIIALMIPPSHNMILYSIAAGGNVSVADLFTAGIIPGLLLAAALMVTAYIVARRKGYPSEPFPGFSKLMYYLLASFPGILLIGIIFGGVRSGIFTATESSCIAVLYAFLVAMLVYRELDWSGFVEAVMGAVRTTAMVLLVIGTAASFGWLMAFLQVQTLMIATISAISDNPIIVLLVINVILLLLGTFMDMAPMVIISTPVLLPVVKAFGIDPVHFGVVMILNAGIGLNTPPVGTVLFVGCAVGGITIREAMRTIWPFFGASIAVLLAVTYIPSLSLWLPSLFR
- the kdgD gene encoding 5-dehydro-4-deoxyglucarate dehydratase; the protein is MNPEQIKAALGSGLLSFPVTHFDSEGRFAADSYRAHVEWLAGYKAPVLFAAGGTGEFFSLKPDEIPAIVSAAKEVAGETAIVSGCGYGTEVAVDIARSVEKVGADGILLLPHYLIDAPQEGLYAHIKKICQSVGIGVMVYNRDNSVLQADTLARLCDECPNLVGFKDGTGDIGLVRQITAKMGDRLMYLGGMPTAELFAEAYLGAGFTTYSSAVFNFVPGLANEFYAALRAGERATCERILTEFFYPFMAIRNRAKGYAVSAIKAGVRLQGFDAGPVRAPLKDLTNEEIGMLDALIGTHKRKV
- a CDS encoding NAD-dependent epimerase/dehydratase family protein; translated protein: MKRLLVTGAAGQLGRVMRKRLAPMAEILRLADLSPLDPAGPNEECVQCDLADASAVDAMVADCDGIVHLGGISVERPFEQILHGNIIGLYNLYEAARAHGQPRIVFASSNHTIGYYSQTERLGPNVPFRPDGLYGVSKCFGESLARMYFEKFGQETALVRIGSCTPEPQNHRMLSTWFSQDDFVSLIEAVFRAPVLGCPVIWGASANDAGWWDNSHLGWLGWKPKDNAETFRQHIAETTPQPDPKDAVARFQGGVFIDNPIFKAT
- a CDS encoding TRAP transporter small permease → MRNFMRAIRPFLGALSRASLYIAGVGMVAMTLIVGWQVFARYILNDSPSWSEPLSLHLMSWFIMLGAAVGVRESVHLGLDILRYMMPPRIQAAMDLTSLALIFFFGVGMCWYGTVLSAGTWTATIPVLGWPGGMDFFPLIGGGFLIALFAAERFIDLVIGEEIAADVFVQEAA